One Flavobacterium sp. 90 DNA segment encodes these proteins:
- a CDS encoding SDR family oxidoreductase has product MKEDIKYTFSDEEWQSCIKVLNALKENPFENPDNNLFAGLITKIHKNAKKNIRTVSYTSKKQEDLQTSLNAELVSKALNGITLFSEKENPDEQQFTELNLPKNCYCCNQSYKLAHSFYTRLCPDCAVENYAKRFQNLDLKGRNVILTGGRVKVGFATALRLLRNNANVVLTTRFPALALEQFMQESDFENWKENLIVYGLDLRNLNAINDFISFYKSKFQSLDILINNAAQTIKYTDEYYQPLIQKEDKLLDIFQSNINLIANQTAVTKEVKALEYSSGEQTEVQLTRFGQPVDNREKTSWNSTLEEISMYELVEVNLINQIAPYFLIKELKPLFLNSHFEERFIVNVTSSEGIFSYTNKTIFHPHTNMTKAALNMMTLTSAKEFAVDSIFMASVDVGWISTGAKESLRKKQFEEGYIPPLDSVDGASRIFDPIVDGINGKSIFGVLLKNYKVSQW; this is encoded by the coding sequence ATGAAAGAAGATATAAAATATACTTTTAGTGACGAAGAATGGCAAAGTTGTATCAAGGTTTTAAACGCGCTGAAAGAGAATCCGTTTGAGAATCCGGATAACAATTTGTTTGCGGGTTTGATTACCAAAATTCATAAAAATGCAAAAAAGAATATTCGGACTGTAAGTTATACTTCAAAAAAGCAGGAAGATCTTCAAACAAGTCTAAATGCCGAATTGGTGTCAAAAGCTTTAAACGGAATCACTTTGTTTTCGGAAAAAGAGAATCCTGACGAACAGCAATTTACCGAATTAAATTTGCCTAAAAACTGTTATTGCTGCAATCAATCGTATAAGTTGGCGCATAGTTTCTACACGAGGCTTTGTCCGGATTGTGCGGTAGAAAATTATGCAAAACGTTTTCAGAATCTGGATTTAAAAGGCAGAAACGTTATTTTGACCGGAGGACGCGTAAAAGTTGGATTTGCAACCGCGCTTAGATTGTTGCGAAATAATGCTAATGTTGTGCTTACAACTCGTTTTCCTGCGCTGGCTTTAGAGCAATTTATGCAGGAAAGTGATTTCGAAAACTGGAAAGAAAACTTAATAGTTTATGGTTTAGATTTGAGAAATTTAAACGCGATTAATGACTTTATTTCGTTTTATAAATCTAAGTTCCAGAGTTTGGATATTTTGATCAATAATGCAGCGCAAACCATAAAATATACCGATGAATATTATCAGCCTTTGATTCAAAAAGAAGATAAATTATTGGATATATTTCAGTCGAATATAAATTTAATTGCAAATCAAACTGCCGTTACAAAAGAAGTAAAAGCATTAGAATATAGTTCTGGAGAGCAAACCGAAGTACAACTCACACGTTTTGGACAACCGGTTGACAATCGCGAAAAAACAAGTTGGAATTCGACTCTGGAAGAAATTAGTATGTATGAATTGGTTGAGGTTAATTTGATCAACCAAATTGCGCCTTATTTTTTAATAAAAGAGCTAAAACCATTGTTCCTGAACTCCCATTTTGAGGAACGTTTTATTGTAAATGTAACTTCGTCTGAAGGGATTTTTAGTTATACCAACAAAACCATTTTTCACCCGCATACCAATATGACAAAGGCGGCGTTGAATATGATGACGCTGACATCGGCAAAGGAATTTGCGGTTGATTCTATTTTTATGGCAAGTGTAGATGTTGGCTGGATTTCGACGGGAGCAAAAGAAAGTTTGCGAAAAAAACAATTTGAAGAAGGATATATTCCGCCGCTGGATTCTGTAGATGGCGCCAGTAGAATTTTTGATCCAATAGTTGACGGAATCAACGGAAAAAGTATATTTGGGGTCTTATTGAAAAACTATAAAGTTTCTCAATGGTAA
- a CDS encoding metallophosphoesterase, translating to MRIVHLSDIHLSKSNFDEFKNTYCEALIRDLISFDKEKKIDIIVITGDLVDRGGHSLYSIDGFEDKSIYSNPYSIFEKIFINPIISALGFSKENFLFVPGNHDIDESEILLKEEYDLTKTLSIDNIDDHLKRNVNFKHSKRIKKFKEFEEEFHRGQSNYKYSSNQSVFCYNFENVNIGFILINDSWRCRSQKLDCDDKLMFGVNQFFNGLTTLREYDTKLNIALIHHPIDDLTEIREVQRCLNVSNIGFYLYGHYHSSDFKKHYQGSFDNCFGIRGRASLNKINEANSSYQPGYQIIDLDLQHKGKITGIHYRKYKYEFNYFVFDTDVCQTGIDKGPSDKGIELKSELQAKKYSLDKSQFKS from the coding sequence ATGCGTATAGTACACCTGTCAGATATTCATCTCTCAAAAAGTAATTTTGATGAATTTAAAAATACATATTGTGAGGCTTTAATTAGAGATTTAATATCATTTGATAAAGAAAAAAAAATTGATATAATTGTTATTACTGGTGATTTAGTAGATAGAGGAGGACATTCGCTTTATAGTATTGATGGTTTTGAAGATAAATCAATTTATTCAAATCCCTATAGTATCTTTGAGAAAATTTTTATTAATCCGATAATTAGTGCTTTAGGGTTCTCAAAAGAGAATTTTTTATTTGTTCCTGGTAATCATGATATTGATGAAAGTGAAATATTACTTAAAGAAGAGTATGATTTAACAAAAACTTTATCGATAGACAATATTGATGATCATTTAAAAAGAAATGTAAATTTTAAGCATAGTAAAAGAATTAAAAAATTTAAAGAATTTGAAGAAGAATTTCATCGAGGACAATCAAATTATAAATACTCAAGTAATCAATCTGTTTTTTGTTATAATTTCGAAAATGTAAATATTGGATTTATTTTGATCAATGATTCTTGGAGATGCAGAAGCCAAAAATTAGATTGTGATGATAAGTTGATGTTTGGTGTAAATCAGTTTTTTAATGGTTTAACAACGCTTAGGGAATATGATACAAAATTAAATATTGCCCTAATACATCATCCTATTGATGATCTTACTGAAATAAGAGAAGTACAAAGGTGTCTAAATGTTTCGAACATAGGATTTTATTTATATGGGCATTATCATAGTAGTGATTTTAAAAAACATTATCAAGGATCATTTGATAATTGTTTTGGCATTAGGGGAAGAGCAAGCTTAAATAAGATAAATGAAGCTAATTCTTCTTATCAGCCCGGATATCAAATTATAGATTTGGACTTACAACATAAGGGGAAAATTACTGGAATACATTACAGGAAGTATAAATATGAATTTAATTATTTTGTATTTGATACTGATGTTTGCCAGACAGGAATAGATAAAGGTCCTTCAGACAAAGGAATAGAACTCAAAAGTGAGTTACAAGCTAAAAAATATTCTCTAGATAAATCACAATTTAAATCATGA